A region of the Culex quinquefasciatus strain JHB chromosome 1, VPISU_Cqui_1.0_pri_paternal, whole genome shotgun sequence genome:
AATTTCCAAGTCTAACGATGAGATATGGCAGttcgaaaattttgtatttCAGATTTAAAGTAGAAACCCCTTCAAATAGATTCATTTTTAATCTCTAAATTCGTGAAAAAGTAACAACACAAAATAAAGTGAGAAAGCGCTCCCTCTTCGGCACACGTACAAAGTGTGCACAGCCACACCAACACATCTTTGTTCACACCAGACCTGGTGCAGACATAATAACGCTCCGGCTTCCAGCATGCTAATGTATAATTAACAGCTCGGAAATTTTCCCTCGATTTTCCAGCAGTCAGGTATCTCAGTACACTGCAACCGAGCCACAATAATGCCAGTATAGTGCTACTACGGGTGTGAGCAATATGCTACCTGCCGCGCCCACCTTGTCGCACACATATGTTCAGCAAGGCCAGGTAGATTGCTATCGGTGTGGGGCACAAAAACGGGGGGGGTGGTTCTCTGATAGTACTGATTATAGCTATTGCTGTCAGGGTTCCGGGCTTCAGTAATCGAATGCGATTTGTGCACTTTAGACATTCATTGGCATTTTCATTcagtgacacacacacacaaacaggtGGAATAGATGGCAATGCTGGTTCGGATGTTGCAGTAATTCGATTTGCTGAGCGGCGTGTGTTGTTCCAAGTTTCCTAATCGATAGATAGTTTGATTTCCGctcgaacaatttaaattttggagCGCAAAATATGGTGACAACGGCATAATTGGTAATTGAGTTTGTGGTAATGTGATGCAGTTATCACATTATTATTTGCAAACGCTCAAAAAATCCTAATTAGTGGATGCTATATCAGGTTCAATTCAGGGTTTATCGTGATAGATAATTTTCCCTGGGACCttcgtgtacgcacgagagcaattAGTAaccaagtgctcagtgctccatcgttttttcgtttttttcgccgtaattgattgtaattacccgcgagtttgcttctccagcatgccaaaagccggccgtggccgtggcagttcgagtgagGCCTCGAAAACCCGCCAAGTTCGTCTActggccgtgtgcaaaaaggtaaacaaaccaacgccgtgtcggccgccatcgcgcaggggagcgtgaacaacaccgacggtagcactacacacaaaaaagtgtcgacgtcaaaaaagaacaattctccaacggagcgaagaccacctccaatttttgttttggacacgttggcgaaCAAAGTAGACGAGtcgctggaaggcctcggatattgtctgaaaatcggtaagtcgtcagtgcaagttcgacctggtgcttgaagaatttaagcgtagcaacttcaacttctacacatacgaCCCAGAGAAGCCCCTGTTAAGGTGGTAttgcagggttaccaagaccgtccTATCACCGATCTGAAGAAGCACCTTGTGAGTATTATGCCAACCTTGATGTATAGGACCCTAGTGTGCCGCTGTAAATAGAGCCCAAATGACAGTTCGGCAGATGGACCGACGGCCAGCCAGCAAGCACATTCTCTCTGCAACGGCGGCTGCAGTCCCTCCGGTGTTGGGGATTCTTCCCGGAGGATAACCGGTTCTCACATTTGGCGATCCTGCCGGTTGATCACCGGTTCTTCGGTGGTACTCTGGGACCTGTTGGAGACTCCAGGAGAATCCCCAACACCCGGAGATTTCAAAGTGTTGTGGCGTTTAGTGGTTTTCGCGTCGGAGTGAACTGCGTCTTTGTCGTTTTGGGATTGGTAAGTGTGTTTGTTGTTCTCGAATGGAAGGGAACCGGAGAGGAGAAGGTTTGCGCATCTTCGACAATGCCATGGAGGTGTTGCAGTTTGCGAACAAGACCGAGTTAACCCTCAAATACCATTGGTTGGGATGCTGGATTTGAGTTGGCAGCTTCTAAACTTCAGCTGCCCATGTAAATTTAATTGATCGATGAGCCAAGTTTTGTAGAAGTTTTTAAAAGCGCAAATGTGGTAAAGCTCGACCAGGGTGGgagtgatggtgatggtgaatATTGGAAAAGGGGAGGAGACAGCAAGAGCGTAATGCTAGGTGTAATGAATTGTTCTGTGAGCACGCACTAACAGTGTCACCCGTTGAGTGCACCAGCGTCGTAGCCTAGCTTCTGCGCGTACTCGTCACTCGGGTGTGCACACGCGCAAACAGGGGAGAGAGTGAGAATCTGGTCAATCTAAATCGCGATACCGAGCGAGCGTGCGGCAGGTTCGCCTATGTCCGACTACAACCATGCTTCGTTGCCACCGGTTCGCGTGGTCCGTGTACACGGTGCGACTAATCATCCCGTTCAAACTCAAACAAACATTCACGAATTGCAAGGTTGGAGGTGAGACGGCACCTTTGAGCCGTCGGGAAGAAAATCCCAATGAAAGTTTCAACGCATTTACGAATTGCGAGATTGGAGGTGAGACGACACATTTGAGCCGTCGGGAAGATAATCCCAATGAAAGTTTCAACGCATTTACGAATTGCGAGATTGGAGGTGAGACGGCACCTTTGAGCCGTCGGGAAGGAAATCCCAATGAAAGTTTCAACGCATTTACGAATTGCGAGATTGGAGGTGAGACGGCACCTTTGAGCCGTCGGGAAAGAAAAGTCCCATGGAAATTTGTACGCATTTATGAATTGCGAGATTGGAGGTGAGACGGCACCTTTGAGCCGTCGGGAAGGAAATCCCAATGAAAGTTTCAACGCATTTACGAATTGCGAGATTGGAGGTGAGACGGCACCTTTGAGCCGTCGGGAAAGAAAAGTCCCATGGAAATTTGTACGCATTTACGAATTGCGAGATTGGAGGTGAGACGGCACCTTTGAGCCGTCGGGAAAGAAAAGTCCCTTGGAAATTTGTACGCATTTACGAATTGCGAGATTGGAGGTGAGACGGCACCTTTGAGCCGTCGGGAAAGAAAAGTCCCATGGAAATTTGTACGCATTTACGAATTGCGAGATTGGAGGTGAGACGGCACCTTTGAGCCGTCGGGAAAGAAAAGTCCCATGGAAATTTGTACGCATTTACGAATTGCGAGATTGGAGGTGAGACGGCACCTTTGAGCCGTCGGGAAGGAAATCCCAATGAAAGTTTCAACGCATTTACGAATTGCGAGATTGGAGGTGAGACGGCACCTTTGAGCCGTCGGGAAAGAAAAGTCCCATGGAAATTTGTACGCATTTATGAATTGCGAGATTGGAGGTGAGACGGCACCTTTGAGCCGTCGGGAAGGAAATCCCAATGAAAGTTTCAACGCATTTACGAATTGCGAGATTGGAGGTGAGACGGCACCTTTGAGCCGTCGGGAAAGAAAAGTCCCATGGAAATTTGTACGCATTTACGAATTGCGAGATTGGAGGTGAGACGGCACCTTTGAGCCGTCGGGAAGGAAATCCCAATGAAAGTTTCAACGCATTTACGAATTGCGAGATTGGAGGTGAGACGACACCTTTGAGCCGTCGGGAAGAAAATCCCAATGAAAGTTTCAACGCATTTACGAATTGCGAGATTGGAGGTGAGACGACACCTTTGAGCCGCCGGGAAAGAAAAACTGAagaatgtctgtttacgaatcgaactggaAAGGCTTCTAGAAAATGTCTATTCACGAATCAGATTGGCTGCGGACTGGGACGGTCACTTGGAAATGTCTGTTAACAAATCATACTGGTTATGGACAGGAACGCTAGAAATTGTACATTTACGGAAAGAACTAGAATGCTCACTCATCGCATTTACGAATTTCTAGGAAAGATTCACTGGAACAAAGCGCGATGGGACGCCTATAGGAAACACACCACATTTAAGAATTGCGCTACACGGCAAGCTGAGAAAGTAGATACAAAATGGAACAAGTAATAGTTGAACCGAAAACGTGATAGGACGCCTGCTGAACTGTAACTTCGAAGTGTATCGaagccggcatttacaaagcggattcaatGGCAATTTTTATTCATTGAATGTTAACATGTTTTAGTGTCAATTATAACATTCCAGTTTAGGTGATCTGAGTCGGGATTCAATTCCCAATAAACCAATTACTCGGTCTTAACGTGGGAGAGATACCCACAATCATGGTACTCGGTCTAAACGTGGGAGAGATACCTACATACATGGAAGAGATAAGTTTTGTTTAGAACGGATGCAGGATTGGTTATCATTGGGAATCAAACGGATTGATCGCGTAGAGAGATGCACGTGACGAACAGGACTACTTGTACAAGGTGGGGTGATTTCATACAATTCATCAAAAGTTCGGTTGTATAAGAAATGTTTCCTTGACAAAGGTAAAGTAATGTGATTCAATTTCGATAGATACAagtaatttcttaaaaatgtcgATAAATTTATACGAAGTTTTATCTGGTACGATCGCTTCAAGAAATAGAAAACATGTTTTCTAATAGTATTCAAAGAGAAGAAATCAAAACTACAGATAGAAAAATTGGAATAAGGCGATAAAATTATTTGCCTTTACATGGTTTCCATTTTTTAGGCAAATAACAGATTCGATATAAAGGAAAAGTCATAACCCTTCAACAGTCGCGTACGTATGCTTTGTAAGGACACTTGTAACATTTAAGATTTTTCTCGATAGAGAGAGTGGTTAGACAATCTTGGTTAAGCCTGGCGGAGGTAGCAGCATAAAACGATTGTCCTTTTATGCTTCTATTAAAAATGTTCCCAGGCGTCTTTGTACATTGTTGTGATACGCAGTCTATGTAtcaacataacttttttttaagagtcatgatgacttttttattttgttataatatTGAAACAAATTGGAGAAAATTACTTAAGtgatttgttatttttcaacttttatcccGGAGAAGAGGGAAGATGTGAGTATTATGCCAACCTTGATGTATAGGACCCTAGTGTGCCGCTGTAAATAGAGCCCAAATGACAGTTCGGCAGATGGACCGACGGCCAGCCAGCAAGCACATTCTCTGCAACGGCGGCTGCAGTCCCTCCGGTGTTGGGGATTCTTCCCGGAGGATAACCGGTTCTCACACACCTTTCGGatgccggaataaaaccgcgggagataaaAGTATTCTCGCGCTAGACAACGGTAATtggcacacacacactgtacctgttgtacttcgaccgcggcaccgtcaagatccaagacctgcggcggtcTAAGACGTTGGCcaatttttgggtaaactggcggttttacaccaagaacccgacggacgtagcgcaatgccaccgttgccagaaattcggcaaCGGtccgcggaactgcaacctccggccccgctgcgtgaagtgcggtgagtcacacctctcggaggcgtgcgtaCTGTCACGAAAGGAAAACGCataacaaaccaagccgcgcgtaaagtgcgcgaactgtgacggtaaccttaccggcaattaccgcggatgcgtcgggCATAGGCCCTACcttgaggagcaggaaaagagaaaaaagaaagcCACAGGGTGGGaccagcgaagtacgagcgcagccgttcctgcagctggacagcgtatgGTTTCAGGGGCGTTCTTTCGCCAGCGTGGTTTCTGCCGGAAGCGGCAATGTGGctcagcaagaagtcaccggaaAAGATCTCTTTACtctgctctcgcgggggagatgatgacgcggttttggAGCTGCCgaaacaaggcggagcaattcctggcccttggggagctgatgatcaagatttttttttctgtgatctagttttaagctttctctttatctatccttttcccattgtacttctgtaagttttttgaaaactttttcttttctGTCTATTCCATAGTTACAAGTGTAAtgttttcgattgaattacgatggcACTTTTTACTAACGTTCTagacattttaaaactttattgaGATAGGTTGCAATGAGTGTTTGGGATTCCCTCCAGTTGATGACCAGCATTCGTCTACCGACTGAACCGCTATCTTATCAAATTGCAAgcaattgaaatttttgtcTGAAATCAGTTCGTCTCCAGCCGTGCAATGAAACTCACCCTGACCACAATCCGGGACGTTCTGCGGAACCGCAGCACCCTGGTGGATCTTCTAGCGATTCTCTTCGGGATCAGTGCCGTGCTCGGACATAACGCTAACTTCGTGCAGCTTCCTTTGCTAGTTCTGATCGCTCCCGAAGGATTACTTCTTCCGTCGCACCTCGTAGTCGTCAGCCAGTTTGGCAACCTGGGGCCGTTACTGTACCTGGCCCTTCAAAAGCTGACCGCCTGCAAAGACTCCTACCTGATCTATGGCCTTCTCGTGGTCAACATGGTAAGCACAGTGTGCATGGCCTTCTGGTACGACCAGACGGCTTACCTTTTCGGAGAGAACCGTTCCGTGGTCATGCTGGTGTGCTTCCTAATGGCATCGTTAGTCAGTTGCACCAGTCCGGTTCTGTTCATGCCGTACATGGGACGCTTACGCGATGTCTACATGGTGTCGTACCTGATTGGGGAAGGATTCAGTGGGTTCATTCCGAGTGTGGTGGCACTTG
Encoded here:
- the LOC6037404 gene encoding solute carrier family 52, riboflavin transporter, member 3-A, which gives rise to MKLTLTTIRDVLRNRSTLVDLLAILFGISAVLGHNANFVQLPLLVLIAPEGLLLPSHLVVVSQFGNLGPLLYLALQKLTACKDSYLIYGLLVVNMVSTVCMAFWYDQTAYLFGENRSVVMLVCFLMASLVSCTSPVLFMPYMGRLRDVYMVSYLIGEGFSGFIPSVVALGQGVGGNEECILNNSSDPGAPEFISYTPPPRFSSTVYFLLVFIFLAVCTVAFGILDKHPRSRAEYAQVTVKDGNDYTYEQPKQEPNADSNEPSKKVLSQRSYHYLLVFLGVIFMIGGGFAPSVMPYSCLPYGNEVYHLSTALVLIANPVVAFWPCSSRPDLSG